One Streptomyces lincolnensis genomic region harbors:
- a CDS encoding class I SAM-dependent methyltransferase yields MTDTDLTTTAADWRAWQESWDRQQEWYMPDREERFRIMLDMVEALVGTAPRVLDLACGTGSITARLFDRFPGATSTGVDLDPALLAIAEGTFADDERVTFVTADLKDPGWPSKLPYDSYDAVLTATALHWLHSEPLAALYGRLAELVRDGGVFMNADHMIDETTPRINAAERAQRHARMDQAKRDGALDWAEWWQLAGKDPVLAGPTARRFEIYGEHAEGDMPAAAWHARVLREKGFGEARPVWCSPSDTLLLALK; encoded by the coding sequence ATGACGGACACCGACCTCACGACGACGGCAGCCGACTGGCGGGCGTGGCAGGAGAGCTGGGACCGCCAGCAGGAGTGGTACATGCCCGACCGGGAGGAGCGCTTCCGGATCATGCTCGACATGGTCGAGGCACTCGTCGGCACCGCCCCGCGCGTCCTCGACCTCGCCTGCGGCACCGGCAGCATCACCGCCCGCCTGTTCGACCGGTTCCCCGGGGCCACCAGCACCGGCGTCGACCTCGACCCGGCCCTCCTCGCCATCGCCGAGGGCACCTTCGCGGACGACGAGCGCGTCACCTTCGTCACCGCCGACCTCAAGGACCCCGGCTGGCCCTCGAAGCTGCCGTACGACTCCTACGACGCCGTCCTGACCGCCACGGCCCTGCACTGGCTGCACAGCGAACCCCTCGCGGCCCTCTACGGCCGGCTCGCGGAACTCGTCCGCGACGGCGGTGTGTTCATGAACGCGGACCACATGATCGACGAGACCACGCCCCGGATCAACGCGGCCGAGCGCGCCCAGCGGCACGCCCGCATGGACCAGGCCAAGCGGGACGGCGCCCTCGACTGGGCCGAGTGGTGGCAGCTGGCGGGCAAGGACCCCGTCCTCGCCGGACCGACCGCCCGCCGCTTCGAGATCTACGGCGAGCACGCGGAGGGCGACATGCCCGCCGCCGCCTGGCACGCGCGCGTGCTGCGGGAGAAGGGGTTCGGGGAGGCGCGGCCGGTGTGGTGCTCGCCGTCGGACACGCTGTTGCTGGCGCTGAAGTAG
- a CDS encoding HlyD family efflux transporter periplasmic adaptor subunit — protein sequence MSGLVRRRRALGALVLASLVCTGAGVGAALVVKSPAQAAADTAPPAPSVLTAAVEQRVISQSLITRGEVTASQHMDVSAGPQADKDIARSVVTRVDATPGRKISAGQVLLEVSGRPLFVLKGAVPAYRDLARGKRGEDVAQAQAALRASGHPTGTDPSGVFGAGTEKAVASFYRSIGYEAPTVEAPGTRAPSPVPVLPISEVMFVRSFPAYVDDVRAKVGDEAGEGLMSLSAGALTVEGSVTLQQKGMIRPGQEVRVYAETTGRQFTGTVTSVGRESDSAKDAGQDTGAEKYTVKVTPSRPLPTELNGENVQLTVVAASSKGKVLAVPSSAVSTGADGLTSVTERKDGRERRIPVTVGVSGDGFVQVTPRKGARLAAGAEVVVGVQPRAGVGGS from the coding sequence ATGAGCGGCCTCGTACGGCGCCGCCGGGCCCTCGGTGCCCTCGTCCTCGCCTCTCTCGTGTGCACCGGGGCCGGGGTGGGGGCGGCGCTGGTCGTCAAGTCGCCCGCGCAGGCCGCCGCGGACACGGCACCGCCGGCACCGTCCGTCCTCACGGCGGCGGTCGAGCAGCGGGTCATCTCCCAGTCCCTGATCACCCGGGGAGAGGTCACCGCCTCCCAGCACATGGACGTCTCCGCCGGGCCCCAGGCCGACAAGGACATCGCCCGGTCCGTGGTGACCAGGGTCGACGCGACCCCGGGACGGAAGATCAGCGCCGGGCAGGTCCTGCTGGAGGTGTCCGGACGTCCGCTGTTCGTCCTCAAGGGTGCCGTGCCCGCCTATCGCGACCTCGCCCGGGGCAAGCGGGGGGAGGACGTCGCCCAGGCGCAGGCCGCGCTGCGGGCCTCCGGCCATCCCACGGGAACCGACCCTTCCGGTGTCTTCGGCGCCGGCACGGAGAAGGCCGTGGCCTCCTTCTACCGTTCCATCGGATACGAAGCGCCCACTGTCGAGGCGCCGGGGACGAGGGCGCCGTCCCCCGTCCCCGTCCTGCCGATCTCGGAAGTGATGTTCGTGCGGTCCTTCCCCGCCTACGTCGACGACGTGCGCGCCAAGGTCGGCGACGAGGCCGGGGAGGGCCTGATGTCCCTGTCGGCCGGCGCGCTGACCGTCGAAGGGTCCGTGACCTTGCAGCAGAAGGGGATGATCCGCCCGGGCCAGGAAGTACGCGTCTACGCGGAGACGACAGGGCGCCAGTTCACCGGAACGGTGACATCCGTGGGCAGGGAGAGCGACTCGGCGAAGGACGCCGGCCAGGACACCGGGGCGGAGAAGTACACCGTCAAGGTCACGCCGTCCCGGCCCCTGCCGACCGAACTGAACGGCGAGAACGTGCAGTTGACGGTCGTGGCGGCCTCCTCGAAGGGCAAGGTCCTCGCCGTGCCCTCGTCGGCCGTGTCCACCGGCGCCGACGGCCTGACCAGCGTCACCGAGCGCAAGGACGGCAGGGAACGCCGGATCCCCGTCACCGTCGGAGTGTCCGGGGACGGCTTCGTCCAGGTCACCCCGCGCAAGGGGGCGCGACTGGCGGCCGGCGCCGAGGTGGTCGTAGGAGTGCAGCCGCGAGCGGGTGTGGGCGGGTCGTGA
- a CDS encoding ABC transporter ATP-binding protein, translating into MTTSTDGTPVIEFRDVELTYPGPPAVHALRPCDLRIDSGEFITVMGPSGSGKSTLLNIAGLLDAPTRGRYLLNGIDTRAMGASRLAALRGEHIGFVFQAFHLLPHRSALENVELAMLYQSVPRGQRRLRATAVLERVGLGHRATALPTQMSGGERQRVAVARALVGEPSLLLCDEPTGNLDSDTAASLLALLDTLHRDGMTLVVITHDAQVARHGQRTVTIRDGVLSEPARQRTGAA; encoded by the coding sequence GTGACCACCTCCACCGACGGCACCCCCGTCATCGAGTTCCGGGACGTCGAGCTGACCTACCCCGGGCCTCCCGCCGTGCACGCCCTGCGCCCCTGCGATCTGCGCATCGACAGCGGGGAGTTCATCACCGTGATGGGGCCGTCGGGGTCGGGCAAGTCCACCCTGCTGAACATCGCGGGCCTGCTGGACGCGCCCACGCGGGGCCGCTACCTGCTGAACGGCATCGACACCAGGGCCATGGGCGCCTCCCGCCTGGCCGCGCTCCGCGGGGAGCACATCGGGTTCGTCTTCCAGGCGTTCCATCTCCTGCCCCACCGCAGCGCGCTGGAGAACGTCGAGCTGGCCATGCTCTACCAGTCCGTCCCCCGCGGACAGCGGCGTCTGCGGGCCACGGCCGTGCTGGAACGCGTGGGCCTCGGGCACCGGGCGACAGCCCTGCCGACCCAGATGTCGGGCGGCGAGCGCCAACGCGTCGCGGTCGCCCGCGCCCTGGTCGGCGAGCCCTCGCTGCTGCTCTGCGACGAGCCGACCGGGAACCTCGACTCCGACACCGCCGCGTCCCTGCTCGCCCTGCTGGACACCCTGCACCGCGACGGCATGACCCTCGTGGTCATCACCCACGACGCCCAGGTCGCGCGGCACGGACAGCGCACGGTCACCATCCGCGACGGCGTGCTGTCGGAACCCGCGCGGCAACGGACGGGGGCGGCATGA
- a CDS encoding ABC transporter permease — protein sequence MTKSTSRLTPGRFHPGPGASCPGQGRSRLAVRDLFSEAVAGILQRPARSVLTALGTVLGVGAFISVLGLTGTAASQIDARFNLLTATEVDVTDVGPRNAAAPEVAFPDDADARITRLNGALAAGVYWDVRLGPEEAVRAAPAGTADRVDSGTQVVAASPGIWSATDARFVQGRAFDGFHESRRQAVAVIGEGTARRLGITTLRTHPAVFIGGTAFTVIGILEDVERKPELLLSVTVPRSVAERTWGAPADEGARMLIATRLGAAGQLAHEAAVALRPEHPEYFKVTPPPDPRSLRGAVGDDLNQLFLLLAGVCLVVGAVGIANTTLVAVMERTGEIGLRRALGARGIHITLQFLAESAALGLVGGLVGTSVGTVVVVSVSAARQWTPVLDPTALALAPALGLAAGLLAGLYPAWRASRIPPVEALRR from the coding sequence ATGACCAAGTCCACGTCCCGCCTCACTCCGGGACGGTTCCACCCCGGCCCGGGGGCCTCCTGCCCAGGCCAGGGACGGTCCCGGCTGGCCGTCCGCGACCTGTTCTCCGAAGCCGTGGCCGGCATTCTCCAGCGACCGGCCCGGTCCGTCCTCACCGCGCTCGGCACCGTCCTCGGAGTCGGGGCGTTCATCTCGGTCCTGGGGCTCACCGGCACCGCCGCGTCCCAGATCGACGCGCGGTTCAACCTGCTCACCGCGACCGAGGTCGACGTCACCGACGTCGGACCCCGCAACGCCGCCGCCCCCGAGGTCGCCTTCCCCGACGACGCCGACGCGCGGATCACCCGGCTCAACGGCGCGCTCGCCGCCGGGGTGTACTGGGACGTCCGGCTCGGTCCCGAGGAGGCGGTGCGAGCCGCTCCCGCGGGCACGGCCGACCGCGTCGACTCCGGCACCCAGGTGGTCGCCGCCTCCCCCGGGATCTGGTCGGCGACGGATGCCCGGTTCGTCCAGGGACGGGCCTTCGACGGCTTCCACGAGAGCCGACGCCAGGCGGTCGCCGTGATCGGTGAGGGGACCGCGCGACGCCTCGGCATCACCACGCTGCGCACCCACCCCGCCGTCTTCATCGGCGGCACCGCGTTCACCGTGATCGGCATCCTGGAGGACGTCGAGCGGAAACCGGAGCTCCTGCTGTCCGTCACCGTCCCGCGCTCCGTAGCCGAACGGACCTGGGGAGCACCGGCCGACGAGGGGGCCCGGATGCTCATCGCCACCCGCCTCGGCGCGGCCGGTCAGCTCGCCCACGAGGCGGCCGTCGCCCTGCGGCCGGAACACCCCGAGTACTTCAAGGTGACACCGCCCCCGGACCCGCGGTCGCTGCGCGGCGCGGTCGGCGACGACCTGAACCAGCTGTTCCTGCTGCTCGCCGGGGTGTGCCTCGTCGTCGGAGCGGTCGGCATCGCCAACACCACCCTGGTCGCCGTGATGGAACGCACCGGAGAGATCGGGCTGCGCCGCGCGCTGGGGGCCCGGGGGATCCACATCACCCTCCAGTTCCTGGCCGAGTCCGCGGCACTCGGCCTCGTCGGCGGTCTGGTGGGCACCTCCGTCGGCACCGTGGTCGTCGTCTCCGTCTCGGCGGCGCGGCAGTGGACACCGGTCCTCGACCCCACCGCCCTCGCCCTGGCCCCGGCCCTCGGCCTGGCCGCCGGCCTGCTCGCGGGCCTCTACCCGGCCTGGCGGGCCTCCCGCATCCCACCCGTGGAAGCGCTGCGCCGGTAG
- a CDS encoding amino acid ABC transporter ATP-binding protein, translating into MTQPSPAMVKSEGVHKSFGPVEVLKGIDLEVRTGEVFCLIGPSGSGKSTFLRCINHLEKINAGRLYVDGELVGYRQKGDKLYELKDSEVALKRRDIGMVFQRFNLFPHMTAVENVMEAPVQVKGVGRTQARERARELLDRVGLADKAATYPSQLSGGQQQRVAIARALAMDPKLMLFDEPTSALDPELVGDVLDVMRDLAESGMTMVVVTHEMGFAREVGDSLVFMDGGVVVEAGDPREVLTNPQHERTQAFLSKVL; encoded by the coding sequence ATGACGCAGCCCTCCCCCGCCATGGTCAAGTCCGAGGGCGTCCACAAGTCCTTCGGCCCCGTCGAGGTTCTCAAGGGGATCGACCTGGAGGTGAGGACCGGCGAGGTGTTCTGCCTCATCGGCCCCTCCGGCTCCGGCAAGTCGACCTTCCTGCGCTGCATCAACCACCTGGAGAAGATCAACGCCGGTCGGCTGTACGTCGACGGCGAGCTGGTCGGCTACCGCCAGAAGGGCGACAAGCTGTACGAGCTGAAGGACAGTGAGGTCGCGCTGAAGCGCCGGGACATCGGCATGGTCTTCCAGCGCTTCAACCTGTTCCCGCACATGACGGCCGTGGAGAACGTCATGGAGGCGCCGGTCCAGGTCAAGGGTGTCGGCAGGACCCAGGCCCGGGAGCGCGCCCGGGAGCTGCTGGACCGCGTGGGCCTGGCCGACAAGGCCGCCACCTACCCTTCGCAGCTCTCCGGCGGCCAGCAGCAGCGCGTGGCGATCGCCCGGGCCCTCGCCATGGACCCGAAGCTGATGCTGTTCGACGAGCCGACCTCGGCCCTGGACCCGGAGCTGGTCGGTGACGTCCTCGACGTCATGCGCGACCTCGCCGAGTCCGGCATGACGATGGTCGTCGTCACCCACGAGATGGGCTTCGCCCGCGAGGTGGGCGACAGCCTGGTCTTCATGGACGGCGGTGTGGTCGTCGAGGCCGGCGACCCGCGCGAGGTCCTGACGAACCCGCAGCACGAGCGGACGCAGGCGTTCTTGTCCAAGGTGCTCTGA
- a CDS encoding amino acid ABC transporter permease: protein MTVDVHKSDGSGAKPPAGPEAIKAIPVRHPGRYVSAVVALALLGAVVYAFAQGKINWGAIPEYFFDSRILKGVWNTLLLTVLSMVIGIAGGIMLAVMRLSKNPVTSSIAWFYIWFFRGTPVLVQLFVWFNLGLVFEYINLGPIYKDYWSSFMTPLLTALLGLGLNEAAYMAEICRAGLLSVDEGQTEASHALGMSHTKTLRRIVIPQAMRVIVPPTGNEVINMLKTTSLVSAVQFADLFKQAQDIGQNAGSIVEMFFLAAAWYLIMTSILSVGQYYIERYYARGSSRTLPPTPMQRLRAAVLPTRRPKGVTA, encoded by the coding sequence GTGACTGTTGACGTCCACAAGTCGGACGGTTCGGGCGCGAAGCCCCCCGCCGGACCGGAGGCCATCAAGGCCATCCCGGTCCGGCACCCGGGGCGGTACGTGTCCGCGGTCGTCGCCCTCGCCCTGCTGGGCGCGGTCGTCTACGCCTTCGCCCAAGGCAAGATCAACTGGGGTGCGATCCCCGAGTACTTCTTCGACAGCCGCATTCTCAAGGGTGTCTGGAACACGCTGCTGCTCACCGTGCTGTCGATGGTGATCGGCATCGCCGGCGGCATCATGCTCGCGGTGATGCGCCTGTCGAAGAACCCGGTGACCTCGTCCATCGCGTGGTTCTACATCTGGTTCTTCCGCGGTACGCCGGTCCTGGTCCAGCTCTTCGTCTGGTTCAACCTGGGTCTGGTCTTCGAGTACATCAACCTGGGCCCGATCTACAAGGACTACTGGTCGTCCTTCATGACGCCGCTGTTGACGGCGCTGCTCGGCCTGGGCCTCAACGAGGCCGCGTACATGGCGGAGATCTGCCGTGCCGGTCTGCTCTCGGTCGACGAGGGCCAGACGGAGGCCTCGCACGCCCTGGGCATGAGCCACACCAAGACGCTGCGCCGGATCGTCATCCCGCAGGCGATGCGCGTGATCGTGCCGCCGACGGGCAACGAGGTCATCAACATGCTGAAGACCACCTCGCTGGTCTCGGCGGTGCAGTTCGCCGACCTCTTCAAGCAGGCCCAGGACATCGGCCAGAACGCGGGCTCGATCGTCGAGATGTTCTTCCTCGCCGCCGCCTGGTACCTGATCATGACCTCGATCCTGAGCGTGGGGCAGTACTACATCGAGCGGTACTACGCGCGCGGCTCCAGCCGCACGCTGCCGCCGACGCCGATGCAGCGCCTCAGGGCCGCCGTTCTTCCCACGCGCCGTCCCAAGGGAGTCACGGCATGA
- a CDS encoding ABC transporter substrate-binding protein, whose protein sequence is MTASSTRRSTATHNRLAAVGAIAVAGALLLTGCGDQTKDKDSGGASTNSAPLADKLPQAVRDKGVIKVGSDIAYAPVEFKDSSGKTAGIDPDLAAAMGKQLGVKFEFQNATFDTLIGGLASKRYDIAMSAMTDTKDRQEGVDSDTGKKVGAGVDFVDYFTAGVSLYTNKGDDQGIKTWDDLCGKTMAVQRNTFSHDLAKDQAAKCKKDGKGTLKIEDFATNPEAETRMRSKGANVVSADFPIAAYSVKNAGGGKYFEIVGDQVEAGPYGIAVAKDNTQLRDALQAAVQAVIDSGEYKKIVEKWGVADGAITEAKINGGS, encoded by the coding sequence ATGACCGCAAGCTCCACCCGTCGTTCGACCGCCACGCACAACCGCCTGGCAGCGGTCGGTGCGATCGCGGTCGCAGGCGCCCTGCTGCTCACCGGCTGCGGTGACCAGACCAAGGACAAGGACTCGGGCGGCGCGTCCACGAACTCGGCCCCGCTGGCCGACAAGCTGCCGCAGGCGGTCCGCGACAAGGGCGTCATCAAGGTCGGCTCCGACATCGCGTACGCGCCGGTCGAGTTCAAGGACAGCTCCGGCAAGACGGCCGGTATCGACCCGGACCTTGCGGCCGCCATGGGCAAGCAGCTCGGGGTGAAGTTCGAGTTCCAGAACGCCACGTTCGACACCCTGATCGGTGGTCTGGCGTCCAAGCGCTACGACATCGCCATGTCGGCCATGACGGACACGAAGGACCGCCAGGAGGGCGTGGACTCCGACACCGGCAAGAAGGTCGGTGCGGGCGTCGACTTCGTCGACTACTTCACCGCGGGTGTCTCCCTCTACACGAACAAGGGCGACGACCAGGGCATCAAGACCTGGGACGACCTGTGCGGGAAGACCATGGCCGTGCAGCGCAACACCTTCTCCCACGACCTCGCCAAGGACCAGGCGGCGAAGTGCAAGAAGGACGGCAAGGGGACCCTCAAGATCGAGGACTTCGCGACCAACCCCGAGGCCGAGACCCGGATGCGCTCCAAGGGCGCGAACGTCGTCTCCGCGGACTTCCCGATCGCCGCGTACTCCGTGAAGAACGCCGGTGGCGGCAAGTACTTCGAGATCGTCGGCGACCAGGTCGAGGCCGGCCCGTACGGCATCGCCGTCGCCAAGGACAACACCCAGCTGCGTGACGCGCTCCAGGCGGCCGTCCAGGCGGTCATCGACAGCGGCGAGTACAAGAAGATCGTCGAGAAGTGGGGTGTCGCGGACGGCGCGATCACCGAGGCCAAGATCAACGGCGGTTCCTGA
- a CDS encoding NAD(P)-dependent malic enzyme, with product MAAEIVNPRSDSDTGQDGGAEPLDSFDPAFALHRGGKMAVQATVPVRDKDDLSLAYTPGVAKVCSAIAENPELVHDYTWKSSVVAVVTDGTAVLGLGDIGPEASLPVMEGKAILFKQFGGVDAVPIALDCTDVDEIVETVVRLAPSFGGVNLEDISAPRCFEIERRLQERLDIPIFHDDQHGTAVVTLAALRNAARLSGRSIGDLRVVISGAGAAGVAIAKMLVEAGIGDVAVADRKGVVSGDRDDLTSVKRELAGFTNKAGLSGSLEAALEGADVFIGVSGGTVPEPAVASMAEGAFVFAMANPNPEVHPDVAHKYAAVVATGRSDFPNQINNVLAFPGIFAGALQVRASRITEGMKLAAAEALASVVGDDLAADYVIPSPFDERVAPAVTAAVAAAARAEGVARR from the coding sequence GTGGCAGCGGAGATCGTCAATCCTCGCAGCGACAGTGATACGGGCCAGGACGGCGGGGCGGAGCCCCTCGATTCCTTCGACCCGGCGTTTGCGCTGCACCGCGGGGGCAAGATGGCCGTGCAGGCCACCGTGCCCGTCCGCGACAAGGACGACCTGTCCCTCGCGTACACGCCCGGCGTGGCGAAGGTGTGCAGCGCCATCGCCGAGAACCCGGAACTCGTCCACGACTACACGTGGAAGTCGTCGGTCGTGGCCGTCGTGACGGACGGTACGGCTGTGCTGGGGCTCGGTGACATCGGGCCCGAGGCCTCCCTCCCTGTGATGGAGGGGAAGGCGATTCTGTTCAAGCAGTTCGGTGGGGTCGACGCCGTGCCGATCGCGCTCGACTGCACCGACGTCGACGAGATCGTCGAGACCGTGGTGCGGCTCGCGCCGTCGTTCGGCGGCGTCAACCTGGAGGACATCTCGGCGCCTCGGTGCTTCGAGATCGAGCGTCGGTTGCAGGAGCGGCTGGACATCCCGATCTTCCACGACGACCAGCACGGGACGGCTGTCGTGACGCTGGCCGCCCTGCGGAACGCTGCGCGGCTGAGCGGGCGGTCCATCGGGGATCTGCGGGTCGTGATCTCCGGGGCCGGGGCCGCCGGTGTCGCCATCGCGAAGATGCTCGTGGAAGCGGGGATCGGGGACGTCGCCGTCGCCGACCGCAAGGGTGTCGTGTCGGGCGACCGGGACGATCTGACGTCCGTCAAGCGGGAGCTGGCCGGGTTCACGAACAAGGCCGGTCTCAGTGGGTCGCTGGAGGCCGCGCTGGAAGGCGCCGACGTCTTCATCGGGGTGTCCGGCGGTACGGTGCCGGAGCCTGCTGTCGCGTCCATGGCGGAGGGGGCCTTCGTGTTCGCGATGGCCAACCCGAATCCGGAGGTGCATCCGGATGTGGCGCACAAGTACGCGGCCGTCGTCGCCACCGGGCGGTCGGACTTCCCGAACCAGATCAACAACGTGCTGGCGTTCCCGGGGATCTTCGCGGGGGCCCTTCAGGTGCGGGCCTCTCGGATCACCGAGGGCATGAAGCTCGCGGCCGCGGAGGCGCTGGCGTCTGTCGTGGGCGACGACCTCGCCGCCGATTACGTCATCCCGTCGCCGTTCGACGAGCGCGTGGCTCCTGCCGTGACCGCGGCCGTGGCCGCGGCGGCTCGGGCCGAGGGCGTGGCTCGCCGCTGA
- a CDS encoding zinc-binding dehydrogenase has protein sequence MFAAYAARIDRDQPLSGLELGERPAPGPREGWSVVDVRAASLNHHDLWSLRGVGLSEDKLPMILGCDAAGVDEDGNEVVLHSVIGQSGHGVGPKEPRSILTERYQGTFAEQVAVPTWNVLPKPKELSFAEAACLPTAWLTAYRMLFTNAGVRPGDSVLVQGAGGGVATAAIVLGKAAGLRVFATSRDEAKRKRAVELGTVEALESGARLPQRVDAVIETVGAATWSHSVKSLKPGGTLVISGATSGDRPSHAELTRIFFLELKVVGSTMGTKDELEDLLSFCAATGVRPVIDEVLPLDRAREGFERLASGEQFGKIVLTSG, from the coding sequence ATGTTCGCTGCCTACGCCGCTCGAATCGATCGTGACCAGCCGCTCTCCGGCCTGGAGTTGGGGGAGAGGCCGGCTCCCGGGCCCCGTGAGGGATGGAGTGTGGTCGATGTCAGGGCCGCCTCGCTGAATCATCACGATCTCTGGTCGCTACGAGGGGTGGGGCTGTCCGAGGACAAGCTGCCGATGATCCTTGGGTGTGATGCGGCCGGGGTGGACGAGGACGGCAACGAGGTCGTTCTGCACTCGGTGATCGGGCAGAGCGGGCACGGGGTCGGGCCGAAGGAGCCGCGGTCCATTCTCACCGAGCGCTACCAGGGGACGTTCGCCGAGCAGGTGGCCGTGCCGACGTGGAACGTGCTGCCGAAGCCCAAGGAGTTGTCGTTCGCGGAGGCCGCGTGCCTGCCGACCGCTTGGCTGACGGCGTACCGGATGCTCTTCACCAACGCGGGAGTGCGGCCCGGTGACTCCGTGCTGGTGCAGGGTGCGGGAGGCGGGGTCGCCACCGCGGCCATCGTGCTGGGGAAGGCCGCGGGGCTGCGCGTGTTCGCGACGAGCCGGGACGAGGCGAAGCGGAAGCGGGCCGTGGAGTTGGGGACCGTGGAGGCGCTGGAGTCCGGGGCCCGGCTGCCGCAGCGGGTGGACGCGGTGATCGAGACCGTGGGGGCGGCCACGTGGTCGCACTCGGTCAAGTCGCTGAAGCCGGGCGGCACGCTCGTCATCTCGGGTGCCACGAGCGGGGATCGGCCCTCGCATGCCGAGCTGACCCGGATCTTCTTCCTGGAGCTCAAGGTCGTGGGGTCGACCATGGGGACCAAGGACGAGCTGGAGGATCTGTTGTCCTTCTGTGCCGCTACTGGCGTGCGGCCCGTCATCGATGAGGTGCTGCCGTTGGATCGGGCGCGGGAGGGCTTTGAACGGCTGGCGTCCGGTGAGCAGTTCGGCAAGATCGTGCTCACCAGCGGGTGA
- a CDS encoding helix-turn-helix domain-containing protein: protein MTEATDLAERAGDRDPRIGLRAVAALRRLLEQLEAVQVRSARNQGWSWQEIAAELGVSRQAVHKKYGRH, encoded by the coding sequence ATGACCGAAGCAACGGATCTCGCCGAGCGGGCGGGTGATCGCGATCCTCGGATCGGGCTGCGGGCCGTCGCCGCGCTGCGCAGGCTGCTGGAGCAGTTGGAGGCGGTGCAGGTGCGCAGTGCGCGCAATCAGGGGTGGTCGTGGCAGGAGATCGCCGCGGAACTCGGTGTGAGCAGGCAGGCCGTGCACAAGAAGTACGGGAGGCATTGA
- a CDS encoding Clp protease N-terminal domain-containing protein codes for MFERFTKDARDVVRGAVEHAEGAGERTVSAEHVLLALLDREGSRASFALAALGLVERRDAVRDALGLARRRAGLSQAEADALAGLGIDVSEIVARVEEVHGVGAMSGDRKDRGWWSGRRSFGRDAKDVLERALRIALSRRDRHVGDEHILLALAARPGVPAEVLADHGVTYESVVRVLYGEGQAKAG; via the coding sequence ATGTTCGAGCGGTTCACGAAGGACGCCCGGGACGTGGTGCGCGGGGCGGTCGAGCACGCGGAGGGGGCCGGCGAGCGGACGGTGAGTGCGGAGCATGTGCTGCTTGCGCTGCTCGACCGGGAGGGCAGTCGCGCCTCGTTCGCGCTGGCCGCGCTCGGGCTTGTGGAGCGGAGGGACGCGGTCCGGGACGCGCTCGGGCTGGCGCGGCGGCGGGCCGGGCTGTCCCAGGCCGAGGCCGACGCGCTGGCGGGGCTGGGGATCGACGTCTCGGAGATCGTCGCCCGGGTGGAGGAAGTGCACGGTGTCGGGGCGATGTCCGGCGACAGGAAGGACAGGGGGTGGTGGTCGGGGCGCCGTTCCTTCGGGCGGGATGCCAAGGATGTGCTGGAGAGGGCGTTGCGCATCGCCCTGTCCCGGCGTGACCGTCACGTCGGTGACGAGCACATCCTGCTGGCCCTGGCCGCCCGGCCCGGCGTCCCCGCCGAGGTGCTCGCCGACCATGGTGTGACCTACGAGTCGGTGGTGCGGGTGTTGTACGGGGAGGGGCAGGCCAAGGCCGGCTGA